A region of the Candidatus Binataceae bacterium genome:
GAGACTTCGCTAACATTACCTCGCGGGCCCGGCAGCGTTGAATAGCAGCACCTGCGGTTCGCCGAGTTCGGCGCGAATCTGTGGGAAGGCGTTCCAGACCTCAGTGGCTTTTCCGATGTCGGCCTGCACTTCCAGCACTTCGCCGCCATGGCCGCGGATGTCACTTGCGAGGGTGCGGAGGTAGTCAGTTTTGCGTGCGTTTATCGCCACCGCGTACTTTGCCGCGAACCGGCGGGCCAATGACGCACCAACTCCTGGGCCCACTCCGATTACTACAGCAACAGGTCTCGATTCAGCTTCCGACATTTACCTCTCCTCGTTAGTGCGCAAGCGGGGCGGCTGAACTGACCGCCAACCCGCTTCGCAGATTAGCCGCTTCATCCCAATCGGCGACGGAACACCAAGGCGCCGATTGTAAGTGTTAACGCTGCCGTCACCGCGAGCGGCCACAAATCGAACGCCAGCCGATTCGCTCCCACACCTTCCAGATACACACGCCGCGCGATATCAATCATGTAGCGCAACGGATTGATCAAACTGAAGTATTGCAGGATCTTAGGCATACTGCTCAAGGGCGTGATCAGACCTGACAAGAGCGTGAACGGCATCGCTACCAGGAATGACAGAAGGAGCGCCTGCTGCATGGTGGCGACCAACGACGAAAGCAGCAGTCCGATTCCGGATACTGCGAGGAGGAACAAGAAAAGTCCCGTATATAGCGTGAGGAACGAGCCCGCAAACGGAATCCGGAACCACAGCTGGGCAACCAGGAGGATGACGGTGGACTGGCTTAGTCCGACCAACAGCGAGGGCAATGCCTTTCCGGTCATGATTTCGGCTGGCCGAAAGGGTGTCACAAGTAACTGATCGAAGGTTCCTTCCTCCTTTTCGCGCGCGATGGACATCGCCGTCATCAGGAGCACCTCTGCAATCGTGAGTGTTCCGATCAAGCTCGGGACTATGCTCCACCGGGTCTCGAGATTCGAATTAAACCAGGCGCGGATACTCACCCTGATCGGCGGCCCATCTCCGCCGTGAGCCGCCCACCATCTGGCATTGAATGAATCGACAACTGTACCGACGTAGTTCAGCGCGATGCTGCCGGTGTTGGAATTACGCCCGTCGGCAATTACTTCTACATCGGCCGATCGCCCGGAAAGTAATCGTCGCTCGAAATCCTGATCGATCTGAATCACGACCAATGCGCGTCGCTCGTCGATCACGGTCTTCAGGTCCGCTGCGCATTCGAGATTGGCAACGCGTCGAAACACGCCCGAGCCGTCTAACCAGGCGAGTAGTTGGGACGACGTGGCGCTGCGATCGCGATCGAAGACCGCATAGCGGACTTGGTTCAAATCGTAGTTCACGACATATCCGAACACGAGGCACTGCAGTGCGGGTGGAACGAACAGGACGGCGCGCCCGCGCGGATCCTTGAGCATCGCGAGAAGTTCCTTGCGCACCAAAGCGAAGATCCGAAAAATTGCTTGGAACATCGTCAATCTCAGTCGAGCTGTTTCTTGAATCCCACCCGCGTCAGCGCGAACAGCAGGGCGCCCATACCAGCTAGCATCGCCAAGTTAGGCAGAATGACGGCCCAGATATCGCCTGCGAGCAATACGGTCTCGAGCAGCGCGACGTAGTACCGCGCCGGAAAGACGTAGGTGACAGCCCGAATCGTTGCGGGCAGGCTTTCCAGATCGAAGATAAATCCCGACAACATCATGGCTGGGAGAAACGCGACTACCACAGTCAGGAGACCTGCGACGAACTGAGATTTAACAGTCGAAGAGATGAAGAGCCCGAGGCCCAAGGTGACAAGGAGATAGAGTAGTGAGCTAAGGCTTACCACCCATAGCGACCCGCGGAAGGGGACATGAAAGAGGAATCTGGCTGCAATCATGCAAAGCACCAGTCCGAAGATCCCCAACGCCAGGTATGGAATCACCTTGGCGAGCAAGATTTCGCCGGGGCGGACGGGCGTTACGAACAGCGATTCAAAAGTGCCCTGCTCCCACTCCCGAGCGACGACCAGCGCCGTCAACAGAGCACCGAGGACCGTCATGACCAGCACCACCAGGCCGGGAACTAGAAAGTAACGGCTCTCCCTTGCCTGATTGAACCAGAGTCGATCCTGCAGGATTACTGGTCCGCTTGGTGTGTTTTGCCCTTCGCCGAGCCGCCGCGCGGTCCATTGACCAACCGTCCCCTGGGCGTAGCCCTGAATGATCCGTGCGCTA
Encoded here:
- a CDS encoding SDR family NAD(P)-dependent oxidoreductase, with product MSEAESRPVAVVIGVGPGVGASLARRFAAKYAVAINARKTDYLRTLASDIRGHGGEVLEVQADIGKATEVWNAFPQIRAELGEPQVLLFNAAGPAR
- a CDS encoding ABC transporter permease: MTPPTDPRNGSLLKPRRVWTLVKKETCQILRDFSSVAVGMVLPVVLILLFGYGLSLDVKNVPVAVVLEDTSPDAAELASTFQLSPYFKARLMTSMARAEDLIVARQVDGIIRIRPDFSRRMRSGDAEVQIVAYGGDANSARIIQGYAQGTVGQWTARRLGEGQNTPSGPVILQDRLWFNQARESRYFLVPGLVVLVMTVLGALLTALVVAREWEQGTFESLFVTPVRPGEILLAKVIPYLALGIFGLVLCMIAARFLFHVPFRGSLWVVSLSSLLYLLVTLGLGLFISSTVKSQFVAGLLTVVVAFLPAMMLSGFIFDLESLPATIRAVTYVFPARYYVALLETVLLAGDIWAVILPNLAMLAGMGALLFALTRVGFKKQLD
- a CDS encoding ABC transporter permease; protein product: MFQAIFRIFALVRKELLAMLKDPRGRAVLFVPPALQCLVFGYVVNYDLNQVRYAVFDRDRSATSSQLLAWLDGSGVFRRVANLECAADLKTVIDERRALVVIQIDQDFERRLLSGRSADVEVIADGRNSNTGSIALNYVGTVVDSFNARWWAAHGGDGPPIRVSIRAWFNSNLETRWSIVPSLIGTLTIAEVLLMTAMSIAREKEEGTFDQLLVTPFRPAEIMTGKALPSLLVGLSQSTVILLVAQLWFRIPFAGSFLTLYTGLFLFLLAVSGIGLLLSSLVATMQQALLLSFLVAMPFTLLSGLITPLSSMPKILQYFSLINPLRYMIDIARRVYLEGVGANRLAFDLWPLAVTAALTLTIGALVFRRRLG